In Streptomyces hawaiiensis, one genomic interval encodes:
- a CDS encoding SpoIIE family protein phosphatase yields the protein MSEIPAKATESEDPSEGARARAADGLASAVGGALAADGVPHGDAMWQSSPPGSIYDYIKVASFSIGPDGLVEQWSLRAEHLFGIPAGRAVGMDPIEAFIDPRHREHGMRKMAEILDGREWTGVVPFRMPKGVEGECGREGLAEVYVMPTRTEEGDKAAVCIVVDVRTLRSIETDLAASQAIFSQSPFGFLLIDPDLRVRRANQRFASIFGGTPDDHRGKGVHDYLLRGEAERVAATLRRVLETGNSITDMHVTGFVPGSDERRHWSVNLYRVHSGSGRPIGIAWLGTDITARRAAAREAAAARRNLALLNEAGARIGNSLDLETTARQLLDVVVPGFCDLATVDLYQGLLAGDETPPGLADGSAELRRVAFASAVSDAPFTGTGVPVAVGAVHHYPFNSSCADALRTARPQTVPGEDGGLVQSTLAVPMVAHDTVVGLVQFARTKGSEPFGDRDRDLAVELAARAAVCIDNARLYRREHERALILQRSLLPPGDPEASGLDIACRYLPGSVNTGRPSEVGGDWFDVIELPGHRTALVVGDVMGRGLRAAVAMGELRTAVRTLAQLDLEPAEVLSQLDEIARGLGAPGGVQQATRAARRPREADLSEVYLATCVYAVYDSVTRRCTFANAGHLPPVLVEPGEPALMLDVPPGLPLGVGGEPFEEVEVELPEGALLALYTDGLVESRDHPLDEGLQAFVSALSDPAQPLEDVCDHVLNTLDTHHGEDDIALLMARVQGLPTESVGDWTLPREPRSVGRAREYARARLLAWDMEPLVDTTELLVSELVTNALRYGEGEIRLRLLLDRTLVCEVWDSGLVQPRRRRARDTDEGGRGLQLVGLLSAAWGSRRTPRGKTVWFELPLPGGDTSLTDPAEALLSLF from the coding sequence GTGAGCGAGATACCAGCGAAGGCCACGGAGTCGGAGGACCCGTCGGAGGGCGCGAGGGCGAGGGCTGCCGACGGCCTGGCCTCCGCGGTGGGAGGTGCGCTCGCGGCCGACGGGGTCCCGCACGGGGACGCCATGTGGCAGAGCAGTCCCCCCGGATCCATCTACGACTACATCAAGGTCGCGTCCTTCTCCATCGGCCCCGACGGGCTGGTCGAGCAGTGGAGCCTGCGCGCCGAGCACCTCTTCGGCATCCCCGCCGGCCGCGCCGTCGGCATGGACCCCATCGAGGCGTTCATCGACCCGCGCCACCGCGAGCACGGCATGCGCAAGATGGCCGAGATCCTCGACGGACGCGAGTGGACCGGCGTGGTGCCCTTCCGGATGCCGAAGGGCGTCGAGGGGGAGTGCGGCCGCGAGGGGCTCGCCGAGGTGTACGTCATGCCGACGCGTACCGAGGAGGGCGACAAGGCGGCCGTCTGCATCGTCGTCGACGTGCGCACGCTGCGCAGCATCGAGACCGACCTCGCCGCTTCGCAGGCCATTTTCAGTCAATCCCCGTTCGGTTTCCTGCTGATCGACCCCGACCTGCGGGTCCGCCGCGCCAACCAGCGGTTCGCGTCCATCTTCGGCGGCACGCCCGACGACCACCGCGGCAAGGGCGTCCACGACTACCTCCTGCGCGGCGAGGCCGAGCGGGTCGCCGCGACCCTGCGCCGCGTGCTGGAGACCGGCAACTCCATCACCGACATGCACGTCACGGGCTTCGTGCCGGGCTCCGACGAGCGCCGGCACTGGTCCGTCAACCTCTATCGCGTACACAGCGGTTCGGGCCGCCCCATCGGCATCGCCTGGCTCGGCACCGACATCACCGCCCGTCGCGCCGCCGCTCGCGAGGCCGCCGCCGCCCGGCGCAACCTCGCCCTGCTGAACGAGGCCGGCGCCCGCATCGGCAACTCCCTCGACCTGGAGACCACGGCCCGGCAACTCCTCGACGTCGTCGTCCCCGGCTTCTGCGACCTGGCCACGGTCGACCTCTACCAGGGCCTGCTGGCCGGCGACGAGACCCCGCCCGGGCTCGCCGACGGCAGCGCCGAGCTGCGCCGCGTCGCCTTCGCCAGCGCCGTCTCCGACGCGCCCTTCACCGGCACCGGGGTGCCCGTCGCGGTCGGCGCCGTCCACCACTACCCGTTCAACTCGTCCTGTGCGGACGCCCTGCGCACGGCCCGCCCGCAGACCGTCCCGGGCGAGGACGGCGGGCTCGTGCAGTCCACGCTCGCCGTGCCGATGGTCGCCCACGACACCGTCGTCGGGCTCGTGCAGTTCGCCCGGACGAAGGGCAGCGAGCCGTTCGGCGACCGGGACCGCGACCTCGCCGTGGAACTGGCGGCACGCGCGGCCGTCTGCATCGACAACGCCCGCCTCTACCGCCGCGAGCACGAACGCGCGTTGATACTGCAGCGGTCCCTGCTCCCGCCCGGCGACCCGGAGGCCTCCGGCCTCGACATCGCCTGCCGCTATCTGCCCGGCAGCGTCAACACCGGCCGGCCCAGCGAGGTCGGCGGCGACTGGTTCGACGTCATCGAACTGCCCGGGCACCGCACCGCGCTGGTCGTCGGCGACGTCATGGGCCGCGGCCTGCGCGCCGCCGTCGCCATGGGCGAACTCCGTACGGCGGTCCGCACCCTGGCCCAGCTCGACCTCGAACCGGCCGAGGTGCTCTCCCAGCTGGACGAGATCGCTCGCGGCCTCGGCGCCCCCGGCGGGGTGCAGCAGGCGACCCGGGCGGCCCGCCGACCCCGCGAGGCGGACCTGTCGGAGGTCTACCTCGCCACCTGTGTCTACGCCGTCTACGACTCCGTCACCCGGCGCTGCACCTTCGCCAACGCGGGCCATCTGCCGCCCGTGCTGGTCGAGCCGGGCGAGCCGGCGCTGATGCTCGACGTGCCGCCGGGCCTGCCGCTCGGCGTCGGCGGCGAGCCCTTCGAGGAGGTCGAGGTCGAACTGCCCGAAGGCGCCCTGCTCGCGCTCTACACGGATGGACTGGTCGAAAGCCGCGACCACCCCCTGGACGAGGGCCTGCAGGCCTTCGTCAGCGCCCTCTCCGACCCCGCCCAGCCGCTGGAGGACGTCTGCGATCACGTCCTCAACACCCTCGACACCCATCACGGCGAGGACGACATCGCGCTGCTGATGGCACGTGTGCAAGGGCTGCCCACCGAATCCGTCGGTGACTGGACCCTGCCGCGCGAGCCGCGCAGCGTGGGCCGGGCCCGCGAGTACGCGCGCGCCCGGCTGCTCGCCTGGGACATGGAACCCCTGGTCGACACCACGGAGCTCCTGGTCAGCGAACTGGTCACCAACGCCCTGCGCTACGGCGAGGGCGAGATCCGCCTTCGCCTCCTGCTCGACCGCACCCTGGTCTGCGAGGTCTGGGACTCCGGCCTGGTCCAGCCCCGCCGCCGCCGGGCCCGCGACACCGACGAGGGCGGTCGCGGCCTCCAGCTCGTCGGCCTCCTCAGCGCCGCGTGGGGCTCCCGCCGCACACCCCGGGGCAAGACGGTGTGGTTCGAACTGCCCCTGCCCGGAGGCGACACGAGCCTGACGGACCCGGCGGAGGCCCTGCTGAGCCTGTTCTGA
- a CDS encoding (deoxy)nucleoside triphosphate pyrophosphohydrolase encodes MSERIVVGAALVEDGRLLAARRSAPAELAGRWELPGGKVEPGETADAALARELREELGVDAEVSGRVPGEWPLRAPYVLQVWTARLRPGSAAPEPLQDHDALRWLGPDEIWDVHWLDQDVPAVRQALAHLGAVEGLTSRGPGSGVPEEPGA; translated from the coding sequence ATGAGCGAGCGGATCGTCGTAGGTGCCGCGCTGGTCGAGGACGGGCGGCTGCTGGCCGCCCGGCGCAGCGCGCCCGCCGAGCTGGCCGGGCGCTGGGAGCTGCCCGGCGGCAAGGTCGAGCCCGGGGAGACGGCCGACGCGGCGCTCGCGCGGGAGCTGCGCGAGGAACTCGGCGTCGACGCCGAGGTGAGCGGGCGCGTCCCGGGCGAGTGGCCCCTCAGGGCGCCGTACGTCCTGCAGGTGTGGACCGCCCGGCTGCGACCCGGCTCCGCCGCCCCCGAGCCCCTGCAGGACCACGACGCACTGCGCTGGCTCGGCCCCGACGAGATCTGGGACGTGCACTGGCTCGACCAGGACGTCCCGGCCGTACGGCAGGCGCTCGCGCACCTGGGGGCCGTGGAGGGCCTCACCTCTCGCGGCCCTGGCTCCGGCGTGCCGGAAGAGCCCGGCGCCTGA
- a CDS encoding SPOR domain-containing protein, with the protein MNDSTVTLPWLVIREDDNGNRYRVGRYATRAEAQKIADSLDGRGHKQLYWVERLGQNGSAVAHD; encoded by the coding sequence ATGAACGACAGCACGGTCACTCTTCCCTGGCTCGTGATACGAGAGGACGACAACGGCAACCGCTACCGAGTGGGCCGGTACGCGACCCGGGCCGAGGCCCAGAAGATCGCGGACAGCCTCGACGGTCGCGGCCACAAGCAGCTGTACTGGGTCGAGCGGCTCGGCCAGAACGGGTCGGCCGTGGCGCACGACTGA
- a CDS encoding succinate dehydrogenase/fumarate reductase iron-sulfur subunit, with amino-acid sequence MSGYTAHFKVWRGDVSGGGLEDFEVEVNEGEVVLDIIHRLQATQAPDLAVRWNCKAGKCGSCSAEINGRPRLLCMTRMSVFGREETITVTPLRAFPVVRDLVTDVGFNYTKAREVPAFVPPAGVAPGEYRMMQEDVDRSQEFRKCIECFLCQDTCHVVRDHEENKQAFAGPRFLMRVAELDMHPLDAAAESGLDRKTTAQDEHGLGYCNITKCCTEVCPEGIKITDNALIPLKERAADRKYDPLVWLGSKIRRRSSAG; translated from the coding sequence ATGAGCGGCTATACGGCCCACTTCAAGGTGTGGCGCGGGGACGTGAGCGGCGGCGGCCTGGAGGACTTCGAGGTCGAGGTCAACGAGGGCGAGGTGGTGCTCGACATCATCCACCGCCTCCAGGCCACCCAGGCGCCCGACCTCGCCGTGCGCTGGAACTGCAAGGCCGGCAAGTGCGGTTCCTGCTCGGCCGAGATCAACGGCCGGCCGCGGCTGCTGTGCATGACCCGCATGTCGGTGTTCGGCCGGGAGGAGACGATCACGGTGACGCCGCTGCGGGCGTTCCCGGTCGTCCGAGATCTCGTCACCGACGTCGGTTTCAACTACACCAAGGCCAGGGAGGTCCCGGCCTTCGTACCGCCGGCCGGGGTCGCTCCCGGCGAGTACCGCATGATGCAGGAGGACGTGGACCGCTCGCAGGAGTTCCGCAAGTGCATCGAGTGCTTCCTGTGCCAGGACACCTGCCATGTGGTGCGCGACCACGAGGAGAACAAACAGGCGTTCGCCGGGCCCCGTTTCCTGATGCGGGTGGCGGAGCTGGACATGCACCCGCTGGACGCGGCGGCGGAGTCGGGGCTGGACCGCAAGACCACCGCCCAGGACGAGCACGGCCTGGGCTACTGCAACATCACCAAGTGCTGCACGGAGGTCTGCCCCGAGGGCATCAAGATCACGGACAACGCGCTGATCCCGCTGAAGGAGCGGGCGGCCGACCGCAAGTACGACCCGCTGGTGTGGCTGGGCTCGAAGATCAGGAGGCGCTCTTCAGCAGGGTGA
- a CDS encoding GntR family transcriptional regulator has translation MTFGEQPAYLRVAGDLRQKIVDGQLPPHTRLPSQARIRQEYGVSDTVALEARKVLMAEGLVEGRSGSGTYVRERPVPRRISRSGYRPTGGATPFRQEQADGEGRGTWESSSEQSEASVAVAERLDIEPGERVMCTRYLYRESGEAMMLSTSWEPLAVTGRTPVMLPEEGPVGGMGVVERMRAIDVIVDNVTEEVGARPGLAEELLVLGGVPGHVVLVIQRTFYASGRPVETADVVIPADRYRVAYHLPVK, from the coding sequence GTGACATTCGGTGAGCAGCCGGCGTACCTGCGCGTCGCGGGTGATCTCCGCCAGAAGATCGTCGACGGTCAGCTGCCACCGCACACCCGCCTCCCCTCCCAGGCCAGAATCCGCCAGGAGTACGGGGTCTCGGACACCGTCGCGCTGGAGGCCCGCAAGGTGCTCATGGCGGAAGGCCTGGTCGAGGGCCGCTCCGGCTCGGGGACGTATGTGCGTGAGCGGCCTGTGCCCCGGCGCATCTCCCGCTCCGGCTACCGCCCGACCGGCGGGGCCACCCCGTTCCGCCAGGAGCAGGCCGACGGGGAGGGCCGCGGCACCTGGGAGTCCAGCAGCGAGCAGTCCGAGGCGAGCGTCGCGGTCGCCGAGCGGCTGGACATCGAGCCGGGCGAGCGGGTCATGTGCACGCGCTATCTCTACCGCGAGAGCGGCGAGGCGATGATGCTCTCCACCTCCTGGGAGCCCCTCGCCGTGACGGGGCGTACGCCCGTGATGCTGCCGGAGGAGGGGCCGGTCGGCGGCATGGGCGTCGTCGAGCGCATGCGCGCCATCGACGTGATCGTGGACAACGTCACGGAGGAGGTCGGCGCCCGGCCCGGCCTCGCCGAGGAGCTGCTCGTCCTGGGCGGCGTCCCGGGGCACGTGGTCCTGGTCATCCAGCGCACGTTCTACGCCTCCGGCCGCCCGGTGGAGACGGCCGACGTGGTCATCCCGGCCGATCGGTACCGGGTCGCCTACCACCTTCCGGTCAAGTAG
- a CDS encoding ABC transporter family substrate-binding protein: MSQHRVGPRAVTRSVAFLTAGVLAVPALTGCASEDPSGKPLAGQDIQPAPRDRIADGGTLRWAVDSVPDTLNTFQSDADATTTRVAQAVLPSMFRMNASGRPERNPDYLESAKVVDTEPKQVVLYKLNQQAVWSDGREIGAADFAAQWRALSGKDTAYWTARNAGYDRIQKIERGENALEVRVTFSRPYADWRSLFSPLYPKDVMGTPDSFNDGARKKLKVTAGPFTLKKADREDGKITLTRNPRWWGEPAKLSEIVLRTVPRDKRAAELAAGTLDLAEIDPAAARRITVAARPHSSASPLMGPGADRSAAASLRSWAVANGSDEDAADEETVARKKLRKAAAKYTRQQQALSGFEVRKSLEPAFTQLALNGAEGPLTDERVRRAVARALDRKELAQAVLGPLGLPAVPVGSHLALSGQAHYADNSGALGGQDTKEAQALLADAGWVRGGPVKEQEKKEKAAGSEGEKADGDSGKKPDDDGTYTAGEDNKAHRGPDPAGHLAQDGKQYKPPHQGGAPGAYAPKGTAAPANQEAAPLAKNGKPLTLRFVLPSGPGSQTLRTVADRISRMLERVGIGTEISKVSDESYFKDHIASGQYDLALYSWPATAFPATDARPVYAKPVPAADGSLNVEQNYTRVGTDQVDQLFDEAVATLDEGESRSLIRKADSRIWAAAGSIPLFQRPQLLAARKNLVNAGAFGFGTPVYEDMGFLKKGAKPASGPSAKGSAAP; the protein is encoded by the coding sequence ATGTCCCAGCACCGCGTTGGCCCGCGTGCGGTCACGCGCTCGGTCGCCTTCCTCACCGCGGGAGTGCTCGCGGTGCCCGCGCTCACCGGATGCGCCTCCGAGGACCCGTCCGGCAAGCCGCTCGCCGGGCAGGACATCCAGCCCGCCCCCCGCGACCGGATCGCCGACGGCGGCACCCTGCGCTGGGCCGTCGACTCGGTGCCCGACACGCTGAACACGTTCCAGTCGGACGCCGACGCCACCACCACCCGCGTCGCCCAGGCCGTCCTGCCGTCGATGTTCCGCATGAACGCCTCCGGCCGCCCCGAGCGCAACCCCGACTACCTGGAGTCCGCCAAGGTCGTCGACACCGAGCCCAAGCAGGTCGTCCTGTACAAGCTCAACCAGCAGGCCGTCTGGAGCGACGGCCGGGAGATCGGCGCCGCCGACTTCGCCGCCCAGTGGCGCGCCCTGTCCGGCAAGGACACCGCGTACTGGACCGCCCGCAACGCCGGCTACGACCGCATCCAGAAGATCGAGCGCGGCGAGAACGCCCTGGAGGTCCGGGTCACCTTCAGCCGCCCCTACGCCGACTGGCGCTCGCTGTTCTCGCCGCTGTACCCGAAGGACGTCATGGGCACCCCGGACTCCTTCAACGACGGGGCCCGCAAGAAGCTCAAGGTCACCGCCGGTCCCTTCACGCTGAAGAAGGCCGACCGCGAGGACGGGAAGATCACCCTCACCCGCAACCCGCGCTGGTGGGGCGAGCCGGCCAAGCTCTCCGAGATCGTGCTGCGCACCGTCCCGCGCGACAAGCGGGCCGCCGAGCTGGCCGCCGGCACCCTCGACCTGGCCGAGATCGACCCCGCCGCCGCCCGCCGCATCACCGTCGCCGCTCGCCCCCACAGCTCCGCCAGCCCGCTGATGGGCCCCGGCGCCGACCGGTCCGCCGCGGCCTCCCTGCGCTCCTGGGCCGTCGCCAACGGCTCCGACGAGGACGCCGCCGACGAGGAGACCGTCGCCCGCAAGAAGCTGCGCAAGGCGGCCGCCAAGTACACCCGGCAGCAGCAGGCCCTCAGCGGCTTCGAGGTCCGCAAGTCCCTGGAGCCCGCCTTCACCCAGCTGGCCCTGAACGGCGCCGAGGGCCCGCTCACCGACGAACGGGTACGCAGGGCCGTCGCCCGCGCCCTGGACCGCAAGGAACTGGCCCAGGCCGTCCTGGGGCCCCTCGGCCTGCCCGCCGTCCCGGTCGGCAGCCACCTCGCCCTGTCCGGCCAGGCCCACTACGCCGACAACAGCGGCGCTCTCGGCGGCCAGGACACCAAGGAGGCCCAGGCGCTGCTCGCGGACGCCGGGTGGGTGCGCGGCGGCCCGGTCAAGGAGCAGGAGAAGAAGGAGAAGGCGGCCGGCTCCGAGGGCGAGAAGGCCGACGGCGACTCCGGGAAGAAGCCGGACGACGACGGCACGTACACCGCCGGCGAGGACAACAAGGCGCACCGCGGGCCGGACCCCGCCGGTCACCTCGCCCAGGACGGCAAGCAGTACAAGCCGCCGCACCAGGGCGGCGCCCCCGGCGCGTACGCCCCCAAGGGCACCGCCGCCCCGGCGAACCAGGAGGCCGCCCCGCTCGCCAAGAACGGCAAGCCCCTCACGCTCCGCTTCGTGCTCCCCTCCGGGCCCGGCTCCCAGACGCTGCGCACGGTCGCGGACCGCATCTCCCGCATGCTGGAGCGCGTCGGCATCGGCACGGAGATCTCCAAGGTCTCCGACGAGTCCTACTTCAAGGACCACATCGCCTCCGGCCAGTACGACCTCGCCCTCTACTCCTGGCCCGCCACGGCCTTCCCCGCCACCGACGCCCGCCCCGTCTACGCCAAGCCCGTCCCGGCCGCCGACGGCTCCCTGAACGTCGAGCAGAACTACACCCGCGTCGGCACCGACCAGGTCGACCAGCTCTTCGACGAGGCCGTGGCCACCCTCGACGAGGGCGAGTCCCGCTCCCTGATTCGCAAGGCCGACTCCCGCATCTGGGCGGCGGCCGGCTCGATCCCCCTCTTCCAGCGACCCCAGCTCCTGGCGGCCCGCAAGAACCTGGTCAACGCCGGCGCCTTCGGCTTCGGCACGCCGGTCTACGAGGACATGGGCTTTCTGAAGAAGGGCGCGAAGCCCGCGTCGGGCCCCTCCGCGAAGGGCTCGGCCGCCCCGTAG
- a CDS encoding fumarate reductase/succinate dehydrogenase flavoprotein subunit gives MSVVDRQEWDVVVVGAGGAGLRAAIEARERGARTAVICKSLFGKAHTVMAEGGIAAAMANANENDSWQVHFRDTMRGGKFLNQWRMAELHAQEAPQRVWELETWGALFDRTKDGRISQRNFGGHEYPRLAHVGDRTGLELIRTLQQKIVSLQQEDYEETGDYESRLKVFQECTVTRVLKEDGRVSGVFGYERESGRFFVLEAPAVVIATGGIGKSFKVTSNSWEYTGDGHALALLAGAPLLNMEFVQFHPTGMVWPPSVKGILVTESVRGDGGVLRNSDGKRFMFDYIPDVFKEKYAETEEEGDRWYDDPDHNRRPPELLPRDEVARAINTEVKEGRGSPHGGVFLDVSTRMPAEVIKRRLPSMYHQFKELADVDITAEAMEVGPTCHYVMGGVAVESDTAAARGVPGLYAAGEVAGGMHGSNRLGGNSLSDLLVFGRRAGRHAAEYAAELAGARPAVDDGQIDAAAAEALRPFSAEAEIEEPAGGPPENPYTLHQELQQTMNDLVGIIRREPEMEQALQTLAELRLRARRAGVEGHRQFNPGWHLALDLRNMLLVSECVARAALERTESRGGHTREDHPGMDRAWRRINLLCALTDPTGGLAATDPVRGQITLARETTEPVRADLLALFDKEELVKYLSEEELYE, from the coding sequence ATGTCCGTGGTCGACCGGCAGGAGTGGGACGTCGTCGTGGTGGGCGCGGGCGGTGCCGGGCTGCGCGCCGCCATCGAGGCCCGCGAGCGGGGTGCCCGTACGGCCGTGATCTGCAAGTCGCTGTTCGGCAAGGCGCACACGGTGATGGCCGAGGGCGGCATCGCGGCGGCGATGGCCAACGCCAACGAGAACGACAGCTGGCAGGTGCACTTCCGCGACACCATGCGCGGCGGGAAGTTCCTCAACCAGTGGCGGATGGCCGAGCTGCACGCCCAGGAGGCGCCGCAGCGGGTGTGGGAGCTGGAGACCTGGGGGGCGCTGTTCGACCGCACCAAGGACGGCCGGATCTCCCAGCGCAACTTCGGCGGCCACGAGTACCCGCGCCTCGCGCACGTCGGCGACCGCACGGGCCTGGAGCTGATCCGCACCCTCCAGCAGAAGATCGTCTCCCTCCAGCAGGAGGACTACGAGGAGACCGGCGACTACGAGTCCCGGCTGAAGGTCTTCCAGGAGTGCACGGTCACGCGCGTCCTCAAAGAGGACGGGCGGGTGTCCGGCGTCTTCGGCTACGAGCGCGAGTCGGGCCGCTTCTTCGTGCTGGAGGCACCCGCCGTGGTGATCGCCACCGGTGGCATCGGCAAGTCCTTCAAGGTGACCTCGAACTCGTGGGAGTACACCGGCGACGGCCACGCCCTGGCCCTCCTCGCGGGCGCGCCCCTGCTGAACATGGAGTTCGTGCAGTTCCACCCGACCGGCATGGTCTGGCCGCCGTCGGTGAAGGGCATCCTCGTCACCGAGTCGGTGCGCGGCGACGGCGGGGTGCTGCGCAACTCCGACGGCAAGCGGTTCATGTTCGACTACATCCCCGACGTCTTCAAGGAGAAGTACGCCGAGACGGAGGAGGAGGGCGACCGCTGGTACGACGACCCGGACCACAACCGGCGCCCACCCGAGCTGCTCCCCCGCGACGAGGTCGCGCGGGCGATCAACACCGAGGTGAAGGAGGGGCGCGGCTCGCCGCACGGCGGCGTGTTCCTCGACGTGTCGACCCGGATGCCCGCCGAGGTCATCAAGCGCCGGCTGCCGTCGATGTACCACCAGTTCAAGGAGCTGGCCGACGTCGACATCACCGCCGAGGCGATGGAGGTCGGGCCCACCTGCCACTACGTGATGGGCGGGGTCGCGGTCGAGTCCGACACGGCGGCGGCGCGCGGGGTGCCCGGGCTGTACGCGGCCGGTGAGGTGGCCGGCGGCATGCACGGCTCCAACCGGCTCGGCGGCAACTCCCTGTCCGACCTTCTCGTGTTCGGCCGCCGCGCGGGCCGGCACGCGGCCGAGTACGCGGCGGAACTGGCCGGGGCGCGGCCCGCCGTGGACGACGGGCAGATCGATGCCGCCGCCGCCGAGGCCCTGCGGCCCTTCTCGGCCGAGGCGGAGATCGAGGAACCGGCGGGCGGCCCGCCGGAGAACCCGTACACCCTGCACCAGGAACTCCAGCAGACGATGAACGACCTGGTCGGCATCATCCGCCGCGAGCCGGAGATGGAGCAGGCCCTTCAGACGCTGGCCGAGCTGCGGCTCCGGGCGCGCCGGGCCGGGGTGGAGGGGCACCGGCAGTTCAACCCGGGCTGGCACCTCGCCCTCGACCTCAGGAACATGCTGCTGGTCAGCGAGTGCGTGGCGCGGGCCGCGCTGGAGCGCACCGAGTCGCGCGGCGGGCACACCCGTGAGGACCATCCGGGGATGGACCGCGCGTGGCGGCGGATCAACCTGCTGTGCGCGCTCACCGACCCGACGGGCGGGCTGGCGGCGACGGACCCGGTCCGCGGCCAGATCACCCTCGCCCGCGAGACCACCGAACCCGTCCGTGCCGACCTGCTCGCCCTGTTCGACAAGGAGGAGCTGGTCAAGTACCTCTCCGAAGAGGAGCTCTACGAATGA
- a CDS encoding ATP-binding protein, translating into MKSDMGGAPAWEVIGVIETEGGCADWTFPADPGAVRTARQAVRGRLRDWGLDSLADLAALLVSELVTNALRHATGPIGVRLVRPSGLGGVLLVEVSDPLPDPPRERPARLEDESGRGLHLVASSCRRWGTRPGVTGKTVWFELAVPE; encoded by the coding sequence ATGAAATCGGACATGGGCGGGGCTCCTGCCTGGGAAGTGATCGGCGTGATCGAGACCGAGGGTGGCTGCGCCGACTGGACCTTTCCCGCCGACCCGGGCGCCGTGCGCACCGCCCGCCAGGCCGTCCGCGGCCGGCTCCGCGACTGGGGTCTCGACAGCCTCGCGGACCTCGCGGCTCTGCTGGTCAGCGAGTTGGTCACCAACGCCCTACGGCACGCCACGGGCCCCATCGGGGTCCGCCTGGTCCGCCCCTCGGGCCTGGGCGGCGTCCTCCTGGTCGAGGTCTCCGACCCGCTGCCGGACCCGCCCCGCGAGCGCCCCGCCCGCCTCGAGGACGAGAGCGGCCGCGGACTGCACCTGGTGGCCTCCTCCTGCCGCCGGTGGGGCACCCGGCCGGGCGTCACGGGCAAGACGGTGTGGTTCGAACTCGCGGTGCCGGAGTGA
- a CDS encoding glycosyl hydrolase family 18 protein, giving the protein MGHADGTTSEEATDAGGETAPPQASPPGTGGGKKRRRWVRRTAIALPLLLLLPLLSVLTALRVNYMGDPADGTHTRNRDALWLGHAWVDGRKKDADVTALARRLQDTGIRDLYVHSGPLEHDGTLPESVYPRARWFIDAVHEKLPGVRVQAFLGDVLADEDSDGMRIGDPDTRSAVVRSARQVLDTGYEGIHLDLEPMPSDDRDYLTLLDALRRETRSRDARLSVAAHQIDPLPALHTVFGLFTEHPKWWSQEFFGQVARRVDQIAVMSYDTAQPLEGTYGGYVAQQTSLALEVTPPSTDLLMGLPFYWESNFDHWGHAETVPAAVRGVRLGLSRTDVDRANFGVALYIDFAATEADWRAYKEDWVR; this is encoded by the coding sequence ATGGGCCACGCGGACGGCACCACCTCAGAGGAAGCCACGGACGCCGGTGGTGAGACGGCCCCGCCGCAGGCTTCCCCACCCGGCACCGGAGGAGGCAAGAAGCGCCGGCGCTGGGTCAGACGCACGGCCATCGCCCTCCCCCTGCTCCTCCTGCTCCCCCTTCTCTCCGTTCTGACAGCCCTGCGCGTCAACTACATGGGCGACCCGGCCGACGGCACCCACACCCGCAACCGCGACGCCCTCTGGCTGGGCCACGCCTGGGTCGACGGGCGCAAGAAGGACGCCGACGTCACCGCCCTGGCCCGCCGCCTGCAAGACACCGGCATCCGGGACCTGTACGTCCACTCCGGCCCGCTGGAGCACGACGGCACGCTCCCCGAGTCGGTGTATCCGAGGGCCCGTTGGTTCATCGACGCCGTCCACGAGAAGCTGCCCGGGGTCCGTGTGCAGGCCTTCCTGGGCGACGTCCTGGCCGACGAGGACTCCGACGGCATGCGCATCGGGGACCCGGACACCCGCTCCGCCGTCGTCCGCTCCGCCCGCCAGGTCCTGGACACCGGCTACGAAGGCATCCACCTCGACCTGGAGCCCATGCCGTCCGACGACCGCGACTACCTCACCCTGCTGGACGCCCTGCGCCGCGAGACCCGCTCCCGCGACGCCCGACTCTCCGTCGCGGCCCACCAGATCGACCCGCTCCCCGCCCTTCACACCGTTTTCGGCCTGTTCACCGAACACCCCAAGTGGTGGTCGCAGGAGTTCTTCGGCCAGGTCGCCCGCCGCGTCGACCAGATCGCCGTGATGTCGTACGACACCGCGCAGCCGCTGGAGGGCACCTACGGCGGCTACGTCGCCCAGCAAACCTCCCTCGCCCTGGAGGTCACCCCGCCCTCCACCGACCTGCTGATGGGCCTGCCCTTCTACTGGGAGAGCAACTTCGACCACTGGGGCCACGCCGAGACCGTGCCCGCAGCGGTCCGGGGCGTCCGCCTCGGCTTGTCCCGCACGGACGTGGACCGGGCCAACTTCGGCGTCGCGCTGTACATCGACTTCGCCGCGACCGAAGCGGACTGGCGTGCCTACAAGGAAGACTGGGTGCGCTGA